Proteins encoded in a region of the Isoalcanivorax pacificus W11-5 genome:
- a CDS encoding alkane 1-monooxygenase: MFERSDAQRMMTIKKWGYPLFWATMLPLLPLTALIGREAGTQDYWAWGLYFVVFGIIPVLDYIIGKDPSNPDEITEVPSLNEERIYRVFTLLMVPIWFGALFWAGWVFVNNDYSWFGMLGWIVSIGTVGGIIAINLAHELIHKDSRLETWAGGLLLSSVTYAGFKVEHVRGHHVHVSTPDDASSSRYNQSLYHFLPRAFVRNFINAWRLEKQYLERKGKKNISVHNELIWWYGISAALAVVFGLLFGWMGVVFFLGQSFFAAFALEVINYIEHYGLHRRELDNGKYERVTPAHSWNSNYLLTNIALFQLQRHSDHHAYAKRRYQVLRHYEESPQLPGGYAAMYVLALVPPLWKKVMNPRVEAYYQGEMDQLFRTGKRVNNIA, encoded by the coding sequence ATGTTTGAACGTAGTGATGCCCAGCGGATGATGACCATCAAGAAATGGGGCTACCCGCTGTTCTGGGCCACCATGCTGCCCCTGTTGCCCCTCACCGCCCTGATCGGCCGCGAGGCCGGCACCCAGGATTACTGGGCCTGGGGCCTCTACTTCGTTGTCTTCGGCATCATCCCTGTCCTCGACTACATCATCGGCAAGGACCCCTCCAATCCGGACGAGATCACCGAAGTGCCCTCGCTGAACGAAGAGCGCATCTATCGCGTCTTTACCCTGCTGATGGTGCCGATCTGGTTTGGCGCCCTGTTCTGGGCTGGCTGGGTATTCGTGAACAACGACTATTCCTGGTTCGGCATGCTGGGCTGGATCGTGTCCATCGGCACCGTGGGTGGCATCATCGCCATCAACCTGGCGCACGAGCTGATCCACAAGGATTCCCGCCTGGAAACCTGGGCCGGCGGCCTGCTGCTCTCCTCGGTGACCTACGCCGGTTTCAAGGTCGAGCACGTGCGCGGCCATCATGTGCATGTGTCCACTCCGGACGATGCCTCGTCCTCGCGCTACAACCAGAGCCTGTACCATTTCCTGCCGCGCGCCTTCGTGCGCAACTTCATCAACGCCTGGCGGCTGGAAAAGCAGTACCTCGAGCGCAAAGGGAAAAAGAACATCAGCGTCCATAACGAACTGATCTGGTGGTACGGCATTTCCGCCGCGCTGGCCGTTGTCTTTGGCCTGCTGTTCGGCTGGATGGGCGTGGTGTTCTTCCTCGGCCAGAGCTTCTTCGCCGCCTTTGCACTGGAAGTGATCAACTACATCGAGCACTACGGCCTGCACCGTCGCGAGCTGGATAACGGCAAGTACGAGCGCGTTACGCCGGCCCACAGCTGGAACTCCAACTACCTGCTCACCAACATCGCGCTGTTCCAGCTGCAACGTCACAGCGACCACCACGCCTACGCGAAGCGTCGTTACCAGGTGCTGCGTCACTACGAGGAAAGCCCGCAACTGCCGGGCGGCTACGCGGCCATGTACGTGCTGGCGCTGGTGCCGCCGCTGTGGAAGAAAGTGATGAACCCGCGGGTGGAAGCGTACTACCAGGGTGAGATGGATCAGTTGTTCCGTACCGGCAAGCGGGTTAACAACATTGCCTGA
- a CDS encoding TrkH family potassium uptake protein codes for MHFALITKILGILLMVFSFTMAPPVAIAYWYNDGSEMAFLAAFAVIFLLGLGMWLPVWRHRAELQTRDGFLVVTLFWTVLGVIGGIPFLFNPALDISITDAVFESVSGLTTTGATVLSGLDALPKSLLFYRQQLQWLGGMGIIVLAIAILPMLGVGGMQLYKAETPGPMKEAKLTPRIAETAKALWFLYVAFTILCAVLYRAAGMDWFDAVAHSFSTISTGGFSTHDASMAHFDSPTIDMIASLFILIGAMSFTLHFAAFRSRSLRAYVLDPEFRFFIGLLTIYITMVAVGLWVYDHYHHNAGTTLRHAIFQVMSFSTGTGLTSTNMAAWPTYVLYFLVLTSFIGGCAGSTGGGMKVIRSALVFHHSLRELRRLIYPSGVFAVGFGNRSTDDRVLQAVWGFVGVYIMLAVIFTMIFIMTGLDPGTALATSAASLNNVGQGIAGVASGFGDITDFAKWMMCFAMLLGRLEVFTMLVLFMPLFWRQ; via the coding sequence ATGCACTTTGCACTGATCACCAAGATTCTCGGCATTCTGCTCATGGTGTTCAGTTTCACCATGGCGCCGCCGGTGGCCATCGCCTACTGGTACAACGACGGCAGCGAGATGGCATTCCTGGCGGCGTTCGCGGTGATCTTCCTGCTCGGCCTGGGCATGTGGCTGCCCGTATGGCGGCACCGCGCCGAACTGCAGACCCGCGACGGCTTTCTGGTCGTGACGCTGTTCTGGACCGTGCTCGGCGTCATCGGCGGCATTCCCTTCCTGTTCAATCCGGCACTCGACATCAGCATCACCGACGCCGTGTTCGAATCCGTTTCCGGGCTCACCACCACCGGCGCCACGGTACTGAGTGGCCTGGATGCCCTGCCGAAATCACTGCTGTTCTATCGCCAGCAACTGCAATGGCTCGGCGGCATGGGCATCATTGTACTGGCCATCGCCATCCTGCCGATGCTCGGCGTCGGCGGCATGCAGCTCTACAAGGCCGAAACCCCCGGCCCGATGAAAGAGGCCAAGCTGACACCCCGCATTGCCGAAACCGCAAAGGCGCTGTGGTTTCTGTACGTGGCCTTTACCATCCTGTGCGCCGTGCTGTACCGCGCTGCCGGGATGGACTGGTTTGATGCCGTGGCACACAGCTTCAGCACCATTTCCACCGGCGGGTTCTCCACCCACGATGCCAGCATGGCGCACTTCGACAGCCCGACCATCGACATGATCGCGTCGCTGTTCATCCTCATCGGTGCCATGAGTTTCACACTGCACTTCGCCGCTTTCCGCAGCCGGTCGTTGAGGGCCTACGTGCTCGACCCCGAGTTCCGTTTCTTTATCGGCCTGCTGACCATCTATATCACCATGGTCGCTGTCGGCCTGTGGGTCTACGATCACTACCACCACAATGCCGGCACCACCTTGCGCCACGCCATCTTCCAGGTGATGTCGTTCAGCACCGGCACCGGCCTGACCAGCACGAACATGGCGGCCTGGCCTACCTATGTCCTTTATTTCCTGGTGCTGACCAGCTTTATCGGCGGCTGCGCCGGCTCCACCGGCGGCGGCATGAAAGTGATCCGCTCGGCACTGGTCTTCCACCACAGCCTGCGCGAACTGCGCCGGCTGATTTATCCCTCCGGCGTGTTCGCCGTCGGCTTCGGCAACCGCTCTACCGATGATCGCGTGCTGCAGGCGGTGTGGGGATTTGTCGGCGTCTACATCATGCTGGCGGTGATCTTCACCATGATCTTTATCATGACGGGCCTGGACCCCGGTACGGCACTGGCCACGTCGGCCGCGTCACTGAACAACGTGGGGCAGGGGATTGCCGGCGTCGCCAGCGGCTTTGGTGACATCACCGATTTTGCCAAATGGATGATGTGCTTCGCGATGCTGCTGGGGCGGCTTGAGGTGTTTACAATGCTGGTGTTGTTTATGCCGTTGTTCTGGCGGCAGTAG
- the trkA gene encoding Trk system potassium transporter TrkA, with product MKIIILGAGQVGGTLAENLAGERNDITVIDTDAERLRELSDRIDIRTVEGRGSYPSILRQAGAQDADMLIAVTSSDEVNMVACQVAYTLFRTPTKIARIRAASYLHKEKLFNNDAIPIDVIISPEQVVTDYIRRLIDLPGALQVVNFAGGRVQLVAVRAYYGGPLVGNELRELRQHMPNVDTRVAAIFRRNRAIQPEGTTIIEADDEVFFVAARNDIRAVMSELRRLEHNYKRIVIAGGGNIGFRLAKGMEHRYNVKLIERFPQRCAWLAENLHRTVVMQGLATDRDQLLKANIENADVFCALTNDDEANIMSSMLAKRLGARKVMTLINNPAYVDLVQGHDIDIAISPQQATIGNLLTHVRRGDVVSVHSLRRGAAEAIEAIAHGDSRSSKVVGRMIEDIDLPEGTTIGAIVRGEKVLIAHGDVVIEPDDHVIMFLMDRRRIADVEKLFQVGFTFF from the coding sequence ATGAAAATCATCATTCTCGGCGCCGGTCAGGTGGGTGGCACCCTGGCGGAAAACCTCGCCGGTGAACGCAACGACATCACCGTCATTGATACCGACGCCGAGCGGTTGCGCGAACTGAGCGACCGCATCGACATCCGCACCGTGGAAGGCCGCGGCTCCTACCCGTCGATCTTGCGTCAGGCCGGCGCCCAGGATGCCGACATGCTGATCGCCGTCACCAGCAGTGACGAGGTCAACATGGTCGCCTGCCAGGTGGCCTATACGCTGTTCCGCACGCCGACCAAGATCGCCCGCATCCGCGCCGCCAGCTACCTGCACAAGGAAAAGCTGTTCAACAACGACGCCATTCCGATTGATGTGATCATCAGCCCCGAGCAGGTGGTGACCGATTACATCCGCCGGCTGATCGACCTGCCCGGGGCACTGCAGGTGGTGAACTTCGCCGGTGGCCGCGTGCAGCTGGTGGCGGTGCGCGCCTATTACGGCGGCCCGCTGGTGGGCAACGAACTGCGTGAACTGCGCCAGCACATGCCCAACGTGGACACCCGCGTGGCGGCGATCTTCCGCCGCAACCGCGCCATCCAGCCGGAAGGCACCACCATTATTGAAGCCGACGACGAAGTGTTCTTTGTCGCGGCACGCAACGACATTCGCGCGGTGATGAGCGAGCTGCGCCGGCTGGAACACAACTACAAGCGCATTGTCATCGCCGGTGGCGGCAATATCGGTTTCCGGCTCGCCAAGGGCATGGAGCACCGTTACAACGTCAAGCTGATCGAAAGGTTTCCGCAACGCTGCGCCTGGCTTGCGGAGAACCTGCACCGCACGGTGGTGATGCAGGGGCTGGCCACAGACCGCGACCAGTTGCTCAAGGCCAATATCGAAAACGCCGACGTTTTCTGCGCGCTGACCAACGACGATGAAGCCAACATCATGTCGTCGATGCTCGCCAAGCGGCTCGGTGCGCGCAAAGTGATGACGCTGATCAACAATCCCGCCTATGTGGACCTGGTGCAGGGCCATGACATCGACATCGCCATCTCGCCGCAGCAGGCCACCATCGGCAACCTGCTCACCCACGTGCGACGTGGCGACGTGGTCAGTGTGCATTCCCTGCGCCGGGGCGCGGCCGAAGCAATCGAGGCAATCGCGCACGGCGATTCACGCAGTTCGAAAGTCGTGGGCCGCATGATCGAGGATATCGACCTGCCCGAAGGCACCACCATCGGCGCCATCGTGCGCGGCGAGAAAGTGCTGATCGCCCACGGCGATGTGGTCATCGAACCGGATGACCATGTGATCATGTTCCTGATGGACCGCCGCCGCATCGCTGACGTGGAAAAACTGTTCCAGGTCGGTTTCACCTTCTTCTGA
- the rsmB gene encoding 16S rRNA (cytosine(967)-C(5))-methyltransferase RsmB has protein sequence MSGQPRLIAVRTLMDVLPGDGHGRSLREALAHHRQPLEPAERGLLTDLCFGVCRHYRLLDHWLDQQLQKPLKASARQVRLALLCGLYELWFTERAAHAVVNAYPDLCRTLKAPWAAGLANAVLRKATRLDLATWRATLPVPIRCSLPDWLWQQWQQDWGEAATTLAEASLNEPPMTLRVNRQHQDRDAALASLAAAGIAANPGTRAPFAITLAHAVPVQHLPGFDQGTLSVQDEAAQLPAELIEAPPTGRLLDACAAPGGKTGQLAERFPEASLLALDNDAHRLQRVRENLTRLGLHADVQQGDASDPTPWWDGTPFDAILLDAPCSATGILRRQPDVKWHRRAADLPALVGLQARMLDALWPLIRPGGLLVYATCSLLDQENAAQISAFLARHGDAQDDTPPDTGDVPVTAGAQLLSGTGQHDGFYIARLRKH, from the coding sequence ATGAGCGGCCAGCCACGGCTGATCGCCGTCCGCACCCTGATGGACGTCCTCCCCGGCGATGGCCATGGCCGCAGCCTGCGCGAAGCCCTCGCACACCACCGCCAGCCATTGGAGCCCGCCGAGCGCGGCCTGCTGACGGATCTCTGCTTCGGCGTCTGCCGGCATTACCGTTTGCTCGACCACTGGCTCGACCAGCAACTGCAAAAGCCGCTCAAAGCCTCCGCACGCCAGGTTCGGCTGGCGTTGCTGTGCGGCCTGTACGAACTCTGGTTCACCGAACGCGCCGCGCACGCCGTCGTCAACGCCTACCCGGACCTGTGCCGCACCTTGAAAGCCCCCTGGGCCGCCGGGCTGGCCAACGCCGTGCTGCGCAAGGCCACCCGGCTGGACCTGGCCACCTGGCGCGCCACGCTGCCGGTGCCGATTCGCTGCTCGCTGCCCGACTGGCTATGGCAGCAGTGGCAACAGGACTGGGGCGAGGCCGCCACCACGCTGGCGGAGGCCAGCCTCAACGAACCACCGATGACGCTGCGTGTGAACCGGCAACATCAGGACCGCGATGCTGCCCTGGCCAGCCTGGCCGCGGCCGGCATCGCCGCCAACCCCGGCACCCGCGCACCGTTCGCCATCACGCTGGCGCACGCCGTACCGGTCCAGCACCTGCCAGGTTTCGACCAGGGCACGCTTTCTGTACAGGACGAAGCCGCACAACTGCCGGCGGAGCTGATCGAGGCGCCGCCCACCGGACGCCTGCTGGATGCCTGCGCCGCCCCCGGCGGCAAGACCGGGCAACTGGCCGAGCGATTTCCCGAGGCGTCATTGCTGGCCCTGGATAATGATGCGCACCGCCTGCAACGGGTGCGCGAGAACCTGACCCGCCTGGGCCTGCACGCCGACGTGCAGCAAGGCGACGCCAGCGACCCGACACCCTGGTGGGACGGCACCCCGTTCGACGCCATCCTGCTCGACGCCCCCTGTTCCGCCACCGGTATCCTGCGCCGGCAACCGGATGTGAAATGGCATCGCCGCGCCGCCGACCTGCCGGCGCTGGTCGGTTTACAGGCCCGCATGCTGGATGCATTATGGCCGCTGATCAGGCCGGGCGGCCTGCTGGTATACGCCACCTGTTCACTGCTGGACCAGGAAAACGCCGCACAGATCAGCGCCTTTCTGGCCCGCCATGGTGACGCGCAGGACGACACACCGCCCGACACGGGGGATGTTCCGGTCACGGCCGGGGCCCAGTTACTGTCAGGGACAGGCCAACACGATGGCTTCTACATTGCGCGGCTGCGCAAGCACTGA
- the fmt gene encoding methionyl-tRNA formyltransferase, with translation MSSLRIVFAGTPDFAAISLRALLATPHEIVGVLTQPDRPAGRGKKLQPSDVKMLASEHQLTVLQPENLKGDDIRQQLRDWAPDVMVVVAYGLIIPQAVLDIPRYGCINVHGSLLPRWRGAAPVHRAIAAGDAESGVTIMQMEAGLDTGPMLLKQATPIHPDDTGGSLYQRIADLGAEALVSVLADLPAHLARATPQPAAGVTYAHKLSKDEAQLDWAEPARALHDRIRAFNPWPVTWAPFGEQVLRIWASEPASGKGAPGTILAVGPDAIEVACGDGSLRLLQAQLPGKKPLPVRDLLSGRADQLVSGQLLADGFRGARS, from the coding sequence TTGTCCAGCTTGCGCATTGTCTTCGCCGGTACGCCGGATTTTGCCGCCATCAGCCTGCGCGCCCTGCTGGCCACCCCGCACGAGATTGTCGGCGTGCTGACCCAGCCGGACCGCCCGGCCGGGCGCGGTAAAAAGCTGCAACCCAGCGATGTAAAAATGTTGGCCAGTGAGCACCAGCTTACTGTGCTGCAACCGGAAAACCTGAAAGGCGACGACATCCGCCAGCAATTACGCGACTGGGCGCCGGACGTCATGGTGGTGGTGGCCTACGGCCTGATCATTCCGCAGGCGGTACTGGATATTCCCCGCTACGGCTGCATCAACGTGCACGGCTCACTACTGCCACGCTGGCGCGGCGCCGCACCGGTGCACCGTGCCATCGCCGCCGGCGACGCCGAAAGCGGCGTCACCATCATGCAGATGGAGGCCGGCCTGGATACCGGGCCGATGCTGCTGAAACAGGCCACACCGATCCATCCGGACGACACCGGCGGCAGCCTGTACCAGCGCATCGCCGACCTGGGCGCCGAGGCGCTGGTGAGCGTGCTGGCGGATCTGCCCGCGCACCTGGCCCGCGCCACACCGCAGCCGGCGGCAGGCGTCACCTATGCGCACAAGCTCAGCAAAGACGAAGCTCAACTGGACTGGGCCGAACCGGCCCGTGCCCTGCACGACCGCATCCGTGCCTTCAATCCCTGGCCGGTGACCTGGGCGCCCTTCGGCGAACAGGTGCTGCGCATCTGGGCCAGCGAGCCGGCCAGCGGCAAGGGCGCGCCGGGCACGATCCTGGCGGTCGGCCCGGACGCGATCGAAGTGGCCTGCGGCGACGGCAGCCTGCGCCTTCTCCAGGCCCAGCTGCCCGGCAAAAAGCCGTTGCCCGTCCGCGACCTGCTCAGTGGCCGTGCCGATCAGCTGGTAAGCGGGCAATTACTCGCTGACGGTTTCCGGGGAGCCCGGTCATGA
- the def gene encoding peptide deformylase, whose amino-acid sequence MAVMDILEFPDPRLRTVAKPVEKVDDELRKLIDDMIETMYDASGIGLAATQVNVHQRLLVLDVSEERDQPLVFINPEITPLTDDTKTYDEGCLSVPGFYETVERPDRVRVKALNRDGDVFEMDCDGLLAVCLQHEIDHLDGKLFVDHISRLKRDRIKKKMEKLHRQQA is encoded by the coding sequence ATGGCAGTAATGGACATTCTCGAATTCCCGGATCCCCGGCTACGCACGGTAGCAAAGCCGGTGGAAAAGGTGGATGACGAGCTTCGCAAACTGATCGACGACATGATTGAAACCATGTACGACGCCTCCGGTATCGGCCTCGCCGCCACCCAGGTCAATGTGCACCAGCGCCTGCTGGTACTGGATGTCTCCGAAGAGCGTGACCAGCCGCTGGTGTTCATCAACCCGGAGATCACCCCGCTCACCGACGACACCAAGACCTATGATGAAGGCTGCCTGTCGGTGCCCGGCTTCTACGAAACCGTCGAGCGCCCGGACCGGGTGCGGGTGAAGGCCCTGAATCGTGACGGCGATGTCTTCGAGATGGACTGCGACGGCCTGCTGGCCGTGTGCCTGCAACACGAGATTGATCACCTGGACGGCAAGCTGTTCGTCGACCACATCTCGCGCCTGAAGCGCGACCGCATCAAGAAGAAGATGGAAAAACTGCACCGGCAACAGGCCTGA
- a CDS encoding LysM peptidoglycan-binding domain-containing protein — translation MMKSLLRTLTAGALLAVSGLTAADVALKSDHPEVYYVKAGDTLWDISSAFLHNPWEWPELWHGNQQIDNPHLIYPGDAIRLRYVDGQPQLTVDRAVKIEPDSDGVVRLSPQAREMPLAAAIPAIPLGSIQSFLKEALVLSRDELATSPYLVGGQDRRVVFGQGDVVYARDPADQWDDLLQDYGFYRVGTQYVDPETKEILGYEALQIGRGSVAAHDGEMLTLRVQQSNQDLRAEDRVLSSPERRVQSMFYPSAPETEVNASIIRLFGRLSSVARNDVVVISRGAREGLKEGNVLDVYQRGERVRDQVRNEMIRLPDSKSGTLVLFRVFEKVSYGLVIESTKPIYMNDLVKNPGGL, via the coding sequence ATGATGAAATCGCTCCTGCGGACACTCACCGCTGGTGCCCTGCTGGCTGTGTCCGGGCTGACGGCGGCTGATGTCGCGCTGAAAAGCGACCACCCGGAAGTCTATTATGTGAAAGCCGGCGACACCCTCTGGGACATTTCCAGCGCCTTCCTGCACAACCCCTGGGAATGGCCGGAGCTGTGGCACGGCAACCAGCAGATCGATAATCCGCACCTGATCTACCCCGGCGATGCGATCCGCCTGCGCTACGTGGACGGCCAGCCGCAACTGACCGTGGACCGCGCGGTGAAGATCGAGCCGGACAGCGACGGCGTGGTGCGGCTCTCGCCCCAGGCGAGGGAGATGCCCCTGGCAGCGGCCATTCCTGCGATCCCGCTGGGCAGCATTCAATCCTTCCTGAAAGAGGCGCTGGTGCTCAGCCGCGACGAGCTGGCCACCTCGCCGTATCTGGTGGGCGGCCAGGATCGCCGGGTGGTGTTTGGCCAGGGTGATGTGGTGTATGCCCGCGACCCGGCGGACCAGTGGGACGACCTGCTGCAGGATTACGGCTTCTACCGCGTCGGCACCCAGTACGTGGACCCGGAAACCAAGGAAATTCTCGGCTATGAAGCCCTGCAGATCGGCCGTGGCAGCGTGGCGGCCCACGATGGTGAAATGCTGACCCTGCGCGTGCAGCAGTCGAATCAGGACCTGCGTGCGGAAGACCGCGTGCTGAGCAGCCCGGAACGCCGCGTACAGTCGATGTTCTATCCGTCCGCGCCGGAGACCGAGGTGAACGCCTCCATCATCCGCCTGTTCGGCCGCCTGAGCAGCGTGGCGCGCAACGACGTGGTGGTCATCAGCCGCGGCGCCCGCGAGGGCCTGAAAGAAGGCAATGTGCTGGATGTGTACCAGCGTGGCGAGCGCGTGCGCGATCAGGTGCGCAACGAAATGATCCGCCTGCCGGACAGCAAATCCGGCACCCTGGTGCTGTTCCGCGTGTTCGAGAAGGTGTCCTATGGCCTGGTGATCGAATCCACCAAGCCGATCTACATGAACGACCTGGTGAAAAACCCCGGCGGCCTCTGA
- the dprA gene encoding DNA-processing protein DprA, whose translation MDGQHARLALALTFHTASPVLGRLLRDAGSVEQLLQQPAVWRAQVPPGIRPATSPPDHWHAWLADDGWQLIALGDPDYPPLLATLSDAPGMLFVRGDAALLRAPQIAMVGARGASPDGLRSARHFARALAATGLVITSGLALGIDAAAHEGALAGGRTLAVMATGGDRIYPARHQALARRILDGGGALVTEYPPGVGPRKPHFPQRNRIISGLSLGTIVVEAALRSGSLITARLAAEQGRAVFAVPGAVHNPLSRGCHQLLRDGALWLESVDDVLAEFAQFATLAAGVEAEAAPQACTDPLLALFASGVNSLDDLIERTGLEAAELMRKLSALEIEGRVMRLGTGYARAE comes from the coding sequence ATGGATGGCCAGCACGCCCGTCTTGCCCTCGCCCTGACATTTCATACTGCCTCGCCCGTGCTCGGTCGCCTGCTGCGTGATGCCGGCAGCGTGGAGCAATTGCTGCAACAGCCGGCGGTATGGCGCGCACAGGTGCCGCCGGGTATCCGCCCCGCCACCTCCCCGCCGGACCACTGGCATGCCTGGCTGGCCGATGACGGCTGGCAACTGATCGCCCTGGGCGACCCGGACTACCCGCCCCTGCTTGCCACCCTGTCCGATGCGCCCGGCATGCTGTTCGTGCGCGGCGATGCGGCGTTACTGCGAGCGCCGCAGATCGCCATGGTGGGCGCACGGGGGGCATCGCCGGATGGCCTGCGCAGTGCACGGCACTTCGCCCGGGCGCTGGCGGCCACGGGCCTGGTCATTACCAGCGGGCTGGCGCTGGGTATCGACGCCGCTGCACACGAGGGCGCGCTGGCAGGCGGCCGCACGCTGGCGGTGATGGCCACGGGCGGTGACCGCATTTATCCCGCGCGCCACCAGGCGCTGGCCCGGCGTATTCTCGACGGTGGCGGGGCGCTGGTCACCGAGTACCCGCCCGGCGTGGGGCCACGCAAACCGCATTTTCCGCAGCGCAATCGCATCATCAGCGGCCTGTCGCTGGGGACCATTGTGGTCGAGGCGGCGCTGCGCTCCGGTTCCCTGATCACCGCCCGGCTGGCGGCGGAACAGGGCCGGGCGGTGTTCGCGGTGCCCGGCGCGGTACACAACCCGCTCAGCCGGGGCTGCCATCAGTTACTGCGTGACGGCGCGCTGTGGCTGGAAAGCGTGGACGACGTGCTGGCGGAGTTTGCCCAGTTCGCCACGCTGGCGGCGGGCGTGGAGGCGGAGGCCGCGCCGCAGGCCTGCACCGACCCGCTGCTGGCGCTGTTCGCCAGCGGCGTGAACAGCCTGGATGACCTGATCGAACGCACCGGGCTGGAGGCTGCCGAGCTGATGCGCAAGTTGTCGGCGCTGGAAATCGAAGGCCGCGTGATGCGCCTGGGCACCGGTTACGCCCGCGC